The DNA sequence GATCTGGAGCGCATTCCGACTTTGGACGCCGTGCTGACCCGGTACGGAAAGACCACGCGCTACTACATCGAAACCAAGCAAAGCGAGCAGGCGCTGGGGATGGAAGAGGCGTTGGTGGAGCTGCTCACAAGACACGACCTGGTGCCGGGTTCGCCGGACGACCGCACGGTTCTGGTCCAGTCCTTCAGTTCCGAGAGCCTGAAGAAGATCCATCGACTCAGGCCCCAGTTGCCGCTGATCCAGCTGATCGGGGCCTCACAGATGCCTACCGACCTCGATGCCGCGATGCGTGACATAGCGAGCTATGCGGTGGGCGTTGGACCTACTCAGCGTCTCGTGACCCCGGAGTTCATGAGCGCCGCCAAGCGCCACGGGCTCCTGGTGCACCCGTACACCGTGAACGAAGAGAGCGACATGACGCGCCTCATCGAGCTCGGCGTCGACGGCATGTTCACGAACTTCCCGGACCGACTGATGCGCGTTCGTTCCCCAAACTGATCGCGGGGCTGACTCCTCTGGACATCTTTCTGGCAGAAGTCGTAGGCACCGCGATCCTGATCCTTCTAGGGGACGGTGTCGTCGCGAACGTCGTACTGGCGAAGACCAAGGGCCATAACTCCGGCTGGATCGTGATCACGACGGGGTGGGCGCTCGGCGTGACCATGGCCGTGTACGCGGTAGGCCGGGTCAGCGGCGCGCACATCAACCCGGCGGTCACGATCGGGCTCGCGTCCATCGGAAGTTTGGAATGGGCCCAGGTGCCGACGTATCTGGCAGGTCAGATGCTGGGTGCCATCGGCGGCGCCGTGCTGGTCTACCTGTCCTATTTCCGACACTGGGAAGCCACCGACGATCCGGCCGCGAAGCTAGCCGTGTTCTGCACGGGCCCCGAGATCCGTTCGCCGGCAGCCAACCTCGTCACCGAGGTAATCGGGACCGCCCTGCTGATGTTCGGCGTGCTCGCGATCGGAGCCAACGCGCTCGAGATCCAGTCTGCGAGCGAGATCGACCTGTCTGCTGTGTTCAGCACGGGTATCGCGCCGCTACTCGTGGGTTTCCTCGTTTGGGCGATCGGGCTCAGTCTGGGTGGTCCGACCGGCTATGCCATCAATCCGGCTCGCGACTTGGGTCCGCGCATCGCGCACGCGCTGCTTCCGATTGCCGGTAAGGGCGATTCGGACTGGGGGTATGCGTGGATTCCGGTAGTCGGGCCGCTCGTGGGTGGTGTGATCGGCGCGCTGCTGTTCCAGGCCGTGGACAGCGTGTTCCTGGGTTAGCAGTTAGCCAAGCTGCCCGGCGTGGCTCAACTCGCCCGCGTGAAGAGCAGCTGCACGTTGTCGATGTAGTAGGTGCGTGGCGTCTCCCAAGTCCCCCACACGCCTATGACGATTTGCATGCGACCCCCCGCGTCCGAGGACGCGCGCACGCGATAGCTCTTCGGGAGCCACTGCACGCCGACGTTCGATGCGGAACCGTTGCCGGTCGCGTCCTGCACCGTGAGCGCCGCGGCGGTTCCGGGTGATCGCGTG is a window from the Gemmatimonadota bacterium genome containing:
- a CDS encoding glycerophosphodiester phosphodiesterase; translation: MTRPLCMSLAALLLLLLSLPLASLSQSSASAPATVIAHRGASGHAPEHTLLAYDIAVQMGADYIEQDLQMTRDGVLIVMHDADLDRTARGPPEHCTGPVAEKLYRDLLNCEISSWRGADAGDLERIPTLDAVLTRYGKTTRYYIETKQSEQALGMEEALVELLTRHDLVPGSPDDRTVLVQSFSSESLKKIHRLRPQLPLIQLIGASQMPTDLDAAMRDIASYAVGVGPTQRLVTPEFMSAAKRHGLLVHPYTVNEESDMTRLIELGVDGMFTNFPDRLMRVRSPN
- a CDS encoding aquaporin family protein; amino-acid sequence: MDIFLAEVVGTAILILLGDGVVANVVLAKTKGHNSGWIVITTGWALGVTMAVYAVGRVSGAHINPAVTIGLASIGSLEWAQVPTYLAGQMLGAIGGAVLVYLSYFRHWEATDDPAAKLAVFCTGPEIRSPAANLVTEVIGTALLMFGVLAIGANALEIQSASEIDLSAVFSTGIAPLLVGFLVWAIGLSLGGPTGYAINPARDLGPRIAHALLPIAGKGDSDWGYAWIPVVGPLVGGVIGALLFQAVDSVFLG